Below is a window of Aerococcus viridans DNA.
TGCCTTGGCGGTAGGCTGAAAAAGTAATCGTATGGACATCTTGAATATCCTGTGTATCTAGATAATTCCGAATCCCTTCAGCAACCAACTCATCGGAAATAACTAATCCGTCAATTTGGCTAAAATCAATTTTATGCTGAGCTAATTCATAACCATCACTTGGTAAGAAGTTGATATCGTTATAAATCAAGCCAGGGTCATAAATAATACCCGCACTTTCCAAGGCCCGTTTGTAGCCTTTGTGTCGGTCGGCGATAAAGAACTGGTTCATATCCCCACCGATATAGGCAATCCGGTCACACCCTTGTTGGATCAGAGAGTTAGTAGCCTGGTAACCAATCAATTCATTGTCATTATCCACGAAATGAACTTTAGTGTTGTCGGGTGACCCGATAACGACGGCTGGACAGTTGACCTCTTGAGCGAACCGCAATAAGGGGTCATTTTTTGAGGCATATAGAAAGATTAGTCCTTCAACTTGCTTACCATTAACGATTTTTTCTATATGTTTCCTGCGTTGATTCTCATCTAGACCAACTGAAAGCAGGATAGAATAATCATGTTTGGCCATCTCAAAATTAATTCCACGTAAGACGGTGGGGAAGAAGGGGTTTTGATAAAAGGCATCAGTTGCTAGGGGTAGAACAAGGCCGAATGTTTTAGAGTGAGCACTTGCAAGCCCTTGCGCATAAATGTTTGGAAAATAATTCATTTCCTTCATCACAGTGCGCACTTTATTTTTGGTTTTATCGCTTATTGAAGGGTTGTCAGCGATCACCCGTGAAACGGTGGAAGGCGCTACACCCGCTCTTTTAGCAACATCTCGAATTGTAATTGCCATAAGTGTTATCCTCTCTGCTTGATATCTTCATTATAAAGTAAATTGACAACGCTTTCAAATTTATTTAAAAAAGTTTACGAAATCGGTTGCATTGTGTAAGCGCTTTATGTAAAATATAAGTGAATTAAGCGAACAAGCTATTAAAAATCAACAGCAAACAGGAGGTTCAAGCATGGAAAGAGCAAGTGGTGTCGTTTTACACATATCTTCCCTACCCAATCAATTTGGTATCGGCTCATTTGGCGCATCAGCCTATGAATTTGTCGACTTTCTAGTCAAAACAAAGCAACAATACTGGCAAATTCTACCCCTGACCACAACGTCGTACGGGGACTCACCTTATCAATCATTCTCAGCATTTGCTGGTAACACCCATTTTATTGATTTCGACCTATTAGCGAAACAGGGTTACCTAGACAAAACGGATTATCAAGGGGTTAATTTTGGTAATAACCCGAAGAAGGTAGCTTATAATATTCTTTTTAAAAATAGAAGACCTATACTTGAAAAGGCTGTAGCTAACTTTGTGTCAACGAATGCTTACAGTAAACCGGATTTTATTCAATTTTATGAAGAAAATAGCTTTTGGTTAATACCTTTTGCCCAATATATGACTGTTAAAGAAGAAAATGGACAAAAACCTTGGTACGATTGGCCAGCAAATCTACGTAACTATGATGAAGCTGTCATTAATCGATTTTGTGAAGCACATGCTGATCGGTATGATTATCATCTAGTCACTCAATTTTGGTTTAATCAACAGTATAAGGACCTAAAAAACTATGCAAATGAGCACTATATTGAAATTATCGGTGATATTCCAATTTACGTTGCCCGAGATTCAGTTGAGATGTGGACCCAACCAGAATTGTTCCTAACAGATGAGAAGAAGAATCCTTCCTTGGTTGCTGGTGTACCACCTGATTTCTATTCAATTACTGGCCAGTACTGGGGTAACCCTATCTATGACTGGGATTATATGGCAGAAACTGATTATGCTTGGTGGATTTTGCGGATGAAAGAAAGCTTCAAGTTGTACGATGTGGTACGAATTGACCACTTCCGCGGCTTTGAAAGCTACTGGGCAGTGCCATTTGGATCACCTACTGCTGCTTTAGGATCTTGGAAAAAAGGGCCAGGTAATAAGATTTTCGACCAATTCAAGAAAGAATTAGGCGATATCAAAGTGATTGCAGAAGATTTAGGGTTTATGACGCAAGCTGTGCATGATATGCGCGATCATACAGAGTATCCTGGTATGAAAGTTTTGCAAAATGGATTTTACGGTCAAGATTCAGAAGACTTACCACACCACTACCCTGTTAACTCAGTTGCCTATGCATCAACACATGATTCTATGCAAGCGTATGATTGGTATATGAATCAGGCTACACAAGCAGAAAGAGACCAGGCTGACCAATATCTTAATCGACGGGTGGGCGAACATCCTTCAGATGCATTTGTCAGAGGGATTGCAGCATCGCCTTCAAGATTAGCCATCT
It encodes the following:
- the malQ gene encoding 4-alpha-glucanotransferase, translated to MERASGVVLHISSLPNQFGIGSFGASAYEFVDFLVKTKQQYWQILPLTTTSYGDSPYQSFSAFAGNTHFIDFDLLAKQGYLDKTDYQGVNFGNNPKKVAYNILFKNRRPILEKAVANFVSTNAYSKPDFIQFYEENSFWLIPFAQYMTVKEENGQKPWYDWPANLRNYDEAVINRFCEAHADRYDYHLVTQFWFNQQYKDLKNYANEHYIEIIGDIPIYVARDSVEMWTQPELFLTDEKKNPSLVAGVPPDFYSITGQYWGNPIYDWDYMAETDYAWWILRMKESFKLYDVVRIDHFRGFESYWAVPFGSPTAALGSWKKGPGNKIFDQFKKELGDIKVIAEDLGFMTQAVHDMRDHTEYPGMKVLQNGFYGQDSEDLPHHYPVNSVAYASTHDSMQAYDWYMNQATQAERDQADQYLNRRVGEHPSDAFVRGIAASPSRLAIYMMNDLLRLGPEGRINIPSTIGDNWDWRMSKDDFTVDLEERLLSVTETYFRVNQAFISQDDRNHGINSIAAEAAFLPEDND
- a CDS encoding LacI family DNA-binding transcriptional regulator, with protein sequence MAITIRDVAKRAGVAPSTVSRVIADNPSISDKTKNKVRTVMKEMNYFPNIYAQGLASAHSKTFGLVLPLATDAFYQNPFFPTVLRGINFEMAKHDYSILLSVGLDENQRRKHIEKIVNGKQVEGLIFLYASKNDPLLRFAQEVNCPAVVIGSPDNTKVHFVDNDNELIGYQATNSLIQQGCDRIAYIGGDMNQFFIADRHKGYKRALESAGIIYDPGLIYNDINFLPSDGYELAQHKIDFSQIDGLVISDELVAEGIRNYLDTQDIQDVHTITFSAYRQGNTQPMNKTSYVNLNSQIIGSRAVDILFEALEPDQASTRFIHEYVDADLHTT